Proteins co-encoded in one Tachysurus fulvidraco isolate hzauxx_2018 chromosome 17, HZAU_PFXX_2.0, whole genome shotgun sequence genomic window:
- the med7 gene encoding mediator of RNA polymerase II transcription subunit 7 codes for MGEPQQVSALPLPPMQYFKEYTDDNVRKGLAPKPPPPIRDNYTMFGNLFQCDDLIIRPLESQGIERLHPMQFDHKRELKKLNMSILVNFLDLLDILIKSPGSIKREEKLEDMKLLFVHMHHLINEYRPHQARETLRVMMEVQKRQRLETAERFQKHLERVVEMIHGCLASLPDDLPQPDTSGIAGVVVSGSGGDIRLKTEPMDVEEIGVSCMVGQPDKNVPTSTKEKVWDKDAMMCRIIDEMT; via the coding sequence ATGGGTGAGCCGCAGCAGGTCAGCGCCCTCCCGCTGCCACCGATGCAGTACTTCAAAGAATACACAGATGACAATGTACGGAAAGGACTGGCCCCTAAACCACCTCCTCCCATTCGGGATAATTACACAATGTTTGGCAATCTGTTTCAGTGTGATGACCTTATCATCCGGCCACTGGAGAGTCAGGGGATTGAGAGGCTGCACCCAATGCAGTTTGACCACAAACGAGAGTTGAAAAAGCTTAATATGTCTATCCTAGTTAACTTCCTGGACTTGCTGGACATCCTGATCAAAAGCCCAGGCAGCATTAAGCGTGAAGAGAAATTGGAGGACATGAAACTTCTTTTTGTGCACATGCACCACCTGATTAATGAGTATCGACCTCATCAAGCTCGTGAGACACTGCGAGTGATGATGGAAGTACAGAAGAGGCAGAGGTTGGAGACAGCTGAGCGCTTCCAGAAACACTTGGAACGTGTTGTAGAGATGATCCATGGCTGCCTTGCCTCACTGCCTGATGATTTGCCCCAGCCTGACACCTCTGGTATAGCTGGAGTGGTGGTTTCAGGTTCAGGGGGGGATATTAGACTAAAAACTGAACCCATGGATGTGGAGGAAATTGGAGTTAGCTGCATGGTAGGACAACCAGACAAAAATGTACCCACTTCTACAAAGGAAAAAGTATGGGATAAAGATGCTATGATGTGCAGAATCATTGATGAAATGACgtaa